The following coding sequences are from one bacterium window:
- a CDS encoding universal stress protein, with the protein MSIYSKILVAIDGSLTSLHALEEFFKLAQNEGNRITVVSVIPPYIGDLALVAVGDIIAAIKKPWEEALKKAQELADKHKVLIKTVCEEGEPYERIIDLAQAENCDLIVMGRRGLKRLERVLLGSVTARVIGYSPIDVLVVTKDTFVGWQRILLATDGSKYSEPATRRAIDLASSYGGEIKVISVVDVPPEFYAESPKTVDELITKTKGYVEAVKRNAEGVGVSTESFVREGESYKVIADMAEQLKVNIIVMGSHGRTGLERLLMGSVTEKVIGHTDRAVLVVKSGF; encoded by the coding sequence ATGAGTATCTACAGCAAGATTCTTGTGGCCATTGATGGCTCACTTACCAGTCTGCATGCCCTTGAGGAGTTCTTTAAACTCGCTCAGAATGAGGGAAACAGGATTACTGTGGTCTCGGTTATTCCACCATACATAGGAGACCTTGCCCTTGTCGCCGTTGGAGATATAATAGCAGCAATAAAAAAGCCTTGGGAAGAAGCACTTAAAAAAGCACAGGAACTTGCTGATAAACATAAGGTTCTCATAAAAACGGTCTGTGAAGAGGGTGAACCTTATGAGAGGATAATAGACCTTGCCCAGGCAGAAAATTGTGATCTCATAGTAATGGGCAGAAGGGGACTCAAGCGCCTTGAGAGGGTTCTTCTCGGAAGCGTTACCGCAAGGGTAATTGGATACAGTCCAATAGATGTCCTTGTTGTTACAAAAGATACCTTTGTGGGATGGCAGAGGATTCTTTTGGCAACAGATGGCTCTAAATACAGTGAACCTGCTACCAGAAGGGCAATAGACCTTGCCAGCTCCTATGGAGGAGAAATTAAGGTTATCTCGGTCGTTGATGTGCCTCCAGAATTTTATGCGGAATCACCAAAGACGGTAGATGAATTAATCACTAAGACAAAGGGGTATGTTGAAGCTGTAAAAAGGAATGCTGAAGGTGTTGGCGTGAGCACAGAGAGCTTTGTCCGTGAAGGAGAGTCCTATAAGGTAATTGCTGATATGGCCGAGCAACTTAAGGTAAACATTATTGTGATGGGCTCTCATGGTAGAACCGGTCTCGAACGGCTTCTCATGGGAAGTGTTACGGAAAAGGTCATCGGCCACACAGACCGGGCAGTGCTCGTCGTAAAAAGCGGGTTTTAG
- a CDS encoding OmpA family protein: MMMKGRRLSFIIGLIFMVLFLSRVGGEAQVQTDEAVREAREKVEAIKKKSQETINEIEKELARLKDEMALAERNLIEEKEKRENLEKGGLSRIKGGRIEELRQELFSQRDKADQADRARKEAEEEVNKLRGELSRLQAELKAAQGAMANQEKMQGELSAARAKLEAAQQTIADQEKESKLLLKEKEEILKAREEMQRGLSMAENAKTDLAAAEKRLETLQAELTQTKRDLALAQQKSESEALQSELAQAKGELVSARQKIEAETQKNEEIVAEINKLREEIFLAHAKTQEAVAAKEKAEKRIEELAAALNQYKAQLSIPEAAEVYQPKPTKPEPAEKQAKAPTGEKRDEKEKMPVVEITEKERSPKPKLEPAEEVIGKEKKAGPANLEEALKNLRDKEVEVIKEDSKLVMVLPIPFPRLRITVEPEYFDILDAVAQAIKLHPQLKKVIIEGHTEADEESSLLNLQLSEARADNVMKYLIEKGNVSPRLLSIRGYGGNEPLVSNKTEEGRRRNRRVEVVIMTSE; the protein is encoded by the coding sequence ATGATGATGAAAGGAAGAAGGTTAAGTTTTATTATCGGGTTGATTTTTATGGTCCTGTTTTTGAGCAGGGTGGGGGGAGAGGCTCAAGTCCAAACAGATGAGGCGGTCAGAGAAGCCAGAGAAAAGGTAGAGGCCATTAAGAAAAAGTCGCAAGAGACCATTAATGAGATCGAAAAGGAATTGGCCAGACTTAAAGATGAAATGGCTTTAGCCGAGCGTAACCTTATAGAAGAGAAAGAAAAACGAGAGAATTTAGAGAAAGGGGGCCTTAGCCGAATTAAGGGGGGAAGAATAGAAGAACTGCGGCAAGAACTATTTTCCCAAAGAGATAAGGCGGATCAGGCCGATCGTGCCAGAAAAGAGGCGGAAGAAGAAGTAAATAAACTGAGGGGGGAATTGTCCCGTCTTCAGGCTGAGCTTAAGGCGGCTCAGGGCGCCATGGCGAATCAAGAAAAGATGCAAGGGGAACTCTCGGCTGCCAGGGCTAAGCTTGAGGCGGCTCAACAGACCATAGCGGATCAGGAAAAGGAAAGCAAATTGCTCCTTAAAGAAAAGGAGGAAATCCTTAAAGCTCGGGAAGAGATGCAGCGAGGACTCTCTATGGCCGAGAATGCTAAGACCGACCTCGCCGCCGCTGAGAAGCGTTTGGAAACCCTGCAGGCTGAATTGACTCAAACAAAGAGAGACCTGGCCCTGGCGCAACAAAAAAGTGAGTCTGAAGCCCTTCAGAGTGAATTGGCCCAGGCAAAAGGGGAGCTGGTTTCCGCCCGGCAAAAAATCGAAGCTGAAACCCAGAAAAACGAGGAAATAGTGGCTGAGATAAATAAATTGAGAGAGGAAATCTTCCTGGCGCATGCAAAAACACAAGAGGCAGTTGCCGCTAAAGAGAAGGCGGAAAAAAGAATAGAGGAGCTTGCCGCTGCCTTGAACCAATATAAGGCCCAATTATCTATCCCTGAAGCGGCCGAGGTATATCAACCAAAACCAACCAAGCCGGAACCTGCGGAAAAACAGGCTAAAGCCCCGACCGGTGAAAAAAGAGATGAAAAGGAAAAAATGCCTGTGGTGGAGATAACGGAGAAAGAGAGATCACCCAAACCAAAATTAGAGCCGGCCGAGGAAGTGATAGGGAAAGAAAAAAAGGCAGGACCGGCCAATTTAGAGGAAGCCCTGAAAAATCTAAGAGATAAGGAGGTAGAGGTAATTAAGGAAGACAGCAAGTTGGTAATGGTTCTTCCCATACCATTTCCTCGATTAAGAATAACCGTAGAACCCGAGTATTTTGATATATTGGATGCGGTGGCTCAAGCCATTAAGCTGCATCCTCAACTTAAAAAAGTGATAATCGAAGGGCACACTGAAGCTGATGAAGAATCAAGCCTTCTTAATCTCCAATTATCAGAAGCCAGGGCCGATAATGTAATGAAATATTTGATCGAGAAAGGGAATGTCTCCCCCAGGCTGCTGTCAATCAGGGGCTATGGGGGAAATGAGCCCCTGGTCAGCAACAAGACCGAAGAAGGACGCCGGAGGAACCGGCGGGTGGAAGTAGTGATTATGACTTCAGAGTAA